In a genomic window of Pseudomonas mohnii:
- the nuoK gene encoding NADH-quinone oxidoreductase subunit NuoK: MPAIPMEHGLAVAGILFCLGLVGLMVRRNILFVLMSLEVMMNASALAFIVAGSRWAQPDGQIMFILVISLAAAEASIGLAILLQLYRRFHTLDIDAASEMRG, encoded by the coding sequence ATGCCTGCTATCCCCATGGAGCATGGTCTGGCGGTCGCCGGCATCCTGTTCTGCCTCGGTCTGGTCGGCCTGATGGTCCGCCGCAATATCCTTTTCGTGCTGATGAGCCTGGAGGTCATGATGAATGCCTCCGCGCTGGCGTTCATCGTTGCCGGTAGCCGCTGGGCGCAGCCGGATGGACAGATCATGTTCATCCTGGTGATCAGCCTGGCTGCCGCCGAGGCCAGTATCGGCCTGGCGATCCTGCTGCAACTGTATCGCCGCTTCCACACGCTCGATATCGACGCTGCCAGTGAGATGCGCGGATGA
- the nuoJ gene encoding NADH-quinone oxidoreductase subunit J has translation MEFAFYFASGIAVVSTLRVVTNTNPVHALLYLIISLISVAMTFFALGAPFAGVLEVIAYAGAIMVLFVFVVMMLNLGPASVQQERVWLKPGIWGGPVALAALLLVELLYVLFSHQSGQAIGHTTVDAKAVGISLFGPYLLVVELASMLLLAAAVTAFHLGRNEAKEQ, from the coding sequence ATGGAATTCGCTTTCTATTTCGCATCGGGTATCGCTGTGGTCTCCACGCTTCGCGTGGTCACCAACACCAACCCCGTGCACGCCCTGCTCTACCTGATCATTTCGCTGATCTCCGTGGCGATGACGTTCTTCGCCCTCGGCGCGCCGTTTGCCGGTGTGCTGGAAGTGATCGCCTACGCTGGCGCCATCATGGTGCTGTTCGTGTTCGTGGTGATGATGCTGAACCTGGGCCCGGCCTCGGTTCAGCAAGAGCGCGTCTGGCTCAAGCCCGGCATATGGGGCGGCCCGGTCGCCCTCGCCGCCTTGCTGCTGGTGGAACTGCTGTATGTGCTGTTCTCCCACCAGAGCGGTCAGGCCATCGGCCACACCACCGTGGACGCCAAGGCCGTGGGCATCAGCCTGTTCGGTCCTTATCTGCTGGTGGTCGAACTCGCCTCGATGCTGCTGCTCGCCGCAGCCGTCACGGCGTTCCACTTGGGCCGCAACGAAGCCAAGGAGCAATGA
- the nuoI gene encoding NADH-quinone oxidoreductase subunit NuoI: MKYIFDIVHGLYTQLRSLVMIFGHAFRKRDTLQYPEEPVYLPPRYRGRIVLTRDPDGEERCVACNLCAVACPVGCISLQKAETEDGRWYPDFFRINFSRCIFCGLCEEACPTTAIQLTPDFEMAEFKRQDLVYEKEDLLISGPGKNPDYNFYRVAGMAIAGKPKGSAQNEAEPINVKSLLP, from the coding sequence ATGAAGTACATATTTGACATCGTGCATGGCCTCTACACCCAGCTTCGCAGCCTGGTGATGATTTTCGGCCACGCCTTCCGCAAGCGCGACACGCTGCAGTACCCGGAAGAACCGGTCTACCTGCCGCCGCGCTACCGTGGGCGTATTGTCCTTACCCGCGACCCCGACGGCGAAGAGCGTTGTGTAGCGTGCAACCTGTGCGCCGTGGCTTGCCCGGTTGGTTGCATTTCACTGCAGAAAGCTGAAACCGAAGACGGTCGCTGGTACCCGGACTTCTTCCGCATCAACTTCTCGCGCTGCATTTTCTGCGGCCTCTGCGAGGAAGCCTGCCCGACCACCGCGATCCAGCTCACGCCGGATTTCGAAATGGCCGAGTTCAAACGTCAGGACCTGGTTTACGAGAAAGAAGATCTGCTGATCTCCGGCCCCGGCAAAAACCCTGATTACAACTTCTATCGTGTTGCAGGTATGGCGATTGCCGGTAAGCCAAAAGGCTCCGCGCAGAATGAAGCCGAACCGATCAACGTGAAGAGCTTGCTGCCTTAA
- the nuoH gene encoding NADH-quinone oxidoreductase subunit NuoH: MTLFTPEVIDIIIAVLKAVVILLAVVVCGALLSWVERRLLALWQDRYGPNRVGPFGAFQIAADMIKMFFKEDWTPPFADKMIFTLAPVVAMSALLIAFAIIPITPTWGVADLNIGILFFFAMAGLSVYAVLFAGWSSNNKFALLGSLRASAQTVSYEVFMGLSLMGIVIQVGSFNMRDIVDYQAQHLWFIIPQIFGFLTFFIAGVAVTHRHPFDQPEAEQELADGYHIEYAGMKWGMFFVGEYIGIVLISALLVTLFFGGWHGPFGILPQIPFIWFALKTAFFIMMFILLRASIPRPRYDQVMDFSWKFCLPLTLVNMLVTAAIVLLNTPAVAAQ; encoded by the coding sequence ATGACCTTGTTCACTCCTGAAGTGATCGACATCATCATCGCGGTCCTCAAGGCCGTGGTGATTCTGCTGGCCGTGGTGGTCTGCGGTGCACTGCTGAGCTGGGTCGAGCGTCGTTTGCTCGCCCTCTGGCAGGATCGTTACGGTCCGAACCGCGTGGGTCCGTTCGGCGCATTCCAGATCGCCGCCGACATGATCAAGATGTTCTTCAAGGAAGACTGGACGCCTCCGTTCGCCGACAAGATGATCTTCACCCTGGCACCGGTCGTGGCCATGAGCGCCCTGCTGATTGCCTTCGCGATCATCCCGATCACCCCGACCTGGGGCGTGGCGGACCTGAACATCGGCATCCTGTTCTTCTTCGCCATGGCCGGTCTGTCGGTCTACGCGGTGCTGTTCGCCGGCTGGTCGAGTAACAACAAGTTCGCTCTGCTGGGCAGCTTGCGGGCTTCGGCGCAAACCGTGTCGTACGAAGTGTTCATGGGCCTGTCGCTGATGGGCATCGTGATTCAGGTCGGCTCGTTCAACATGCGCGACATCGTTGATTACCAGGCCCAGCACCTGTGGTTCATCATTCCGCAGATCTTCGGTTTCCTGACCTTCTTCATCGCTGGCGTGGCCGTGACTCACCGTCACCCGTTCGACCAGCCGGAAGCGGAACAGGAACTGGCCGACGGTTACCACATTGAATACGCCGGCATGAAATGGGGCATGTTCTTCGTCGGCGAGTACATCGGCATCGTGCTGATCTCGGCGCTGCTGGTGACCTTGTTCTTCGGTGGCTGGCACGGTCCGTTCGGCATCCTGCCGCAGATCCCGTTCATCTGGTTCGCACTGAAAACCGCGTTCTTCATCATGATGTTCATCCTGTTGCGCGCTTCGATTCCGCGCCCACGGTATGACCAAGTGATGGATTTCAGCTGGAAGTTCTGCCTGCCGCTGACCCTCGTCAACATGCTGGTGACCGCTGCGATCGTGTTGCTCAACACGCCCGCCGTCGCGGCTCAGTGA
- the nuoG gene encoding NADH-quinone oxidoreductase subunit NuoG — protein MATIHVDGKELEVDGADNLLQACLSLGLDIPYFCWHPALGSVGACRQCAVKQYTDENDTRGRIVMSCMTPATDNTWISIEDEESKAFRASVVEWLMTNHPHDCPVCEEGGHCHLQDMTVMTGHNERRYRFTKRTHQNQQLGPFISHEMNRCIACYRCVRFYKDYAGGTDLGVFGAHDNVYFGRVEDGTLESEFSGNLTEVCPTGVFTDKTHSERYNRKWDMQFSPSICHGCSSGCNISPGERYGELRRIENRFNGSVNQYFLCDRGRFGYGYVNREDRPRQPLLANGTKLGLDEALDKAADLLRGRNIVGIGSPRASLESNYALRELVGAEHFYSGIEASELERIRLVLQVLKDSPLPVPNMRDIEDHDAVFVLGEDLTQTAARMALALRQSVKGKAEDMAEAMRVQPWLDAAVKNIGQHALNPLFIASLAETKLDDVAEECVHAAPDDLARIGFAVAHALDASAPAVEGLDAEALELAKRIADALLAAKRPLIIAGTSLGSKALIEAAANIAKALKLREKNGSISLIVPEANSLGLAMLGGESVDAALQAVIDGKADAIVVLENDLYTRTDKAKVDAALTAAKVVIVADHQKTATSDRAHLVLPAASFAEGDGTLVSQEGRAQRFFQVFDPQYMDASILVHEGWRWLHALRSTLLNQPIDWTQLDHVTAAVASSTPQLAAIVDAAPSAAFRIKGLKLAREPLRYSGRTAMRANISVHEPRTPQDKDTAFAFSMEGYSGSVEPRQQVPFAWSPGWNSPQAWNKFQDEVGGHIRAGDPGTRLIETTGDSLKWFANVPRAFNPAQGTWQVVPFFHLFGSEETSSKAAPVQERIPAAYVALAKSEADRLGVNDGALLSLNVAGQTLRLPLRINEELGAGLVALPAGIAGIPPAIFGKSVDGLQEAAQ, from the coding sequence ATGGCCACTATCCACGTAGACGGCAAAGAGCTCGAAGTCGATGGGGCAGACAACCTGTTACAGGCATGTCTGTCGCTAGGCCTCGATATCCCTTATTTCTGCTGGCACCCTGCCCTGGGCAGCGTTGGCGCTTGCCGCCAGTGCGCGGTCAAGCAGTACACCGACGAGAACGACACCCGTGGTCGCATCGTCATGTCCTGCATGACCCCTGCCACCGACAACACCTGGATCTCCATCGAAGATGAAGAATCCAAGGCCTTCCGCGCCAGTGTTGTCGAATGGCTGATGACCAACCACCCTCACGACTGCCCGGTCTGTGAAGAAGGCGGTCACTGCCACCTGCAAGACATGACGGTCATGACCGGCCACAACGAGCGCCGTTACCGCTTCACCAAGCGTACCCACCAGAACCAGCAACTGGGCCCGTTCATTTCCCACGAAATGAACCGCTGCATCGCTTGCTATCGCTGCGTGCGCTTCTACAAGGACTACGCCGGCGGCACCGACCTCGGCGTGTTCGGCGCCCACGACAACGTGTACTTCGGTCGCGTTGAAGACGGCACCCTGGAAAGCGAGTTCTCCGGCAACCTCACCGAGGTCTGCCCGACCGGTGTGTTCACCGACAAGACTCACTCCGAGCGCTACAACCGCAAGTGGGACATGCAGTTCTCGCCGAGCATCTGCCATGGCTGCTCCAGCGGTTGCAACATCTCCCCGGGCGAACGCTATGGTGAGCTGCGTCGTATCGAAAACCGTTTCAACGGTTCGGTAAACCAGTACTTCCTGTGCGACCGTGGCCGTTTCGGCTATGGCTACGTCAACCGCGAGGACCGTCCGCGTCAGCCACTGCTGGCCAACGGCACCAAGCTGGGCCTCGACGAAGCACTGGATAAAGCCGCCGACCTGCTGCGCGGTCGCAACATCGTCGGTATCGGTTCGCCCCGCGCCAGCCTCGAAAGCAACTACGCGTTGCGCGAACTGGTCGGTGCCGAGCACTTCTACTCCGGTATCGAAGCCTCCGAACTGGAGCGCATCCGCCTGGTCCTGCAAGTGCTGAAAGACAGCCCGCTGCCAGTACCGAACATGCGCGACATCGAAGACCACGACGCCGTGTTCGTCCTCGGTGAAGACCTGACCCAGACCGCTGCACGCATGGCCCTGGCCCTGCGCCAATCGGTCAAGGGCAAGGCCGAAGACATGGCCGAAGCCATGCGCGTACAGCCTTGGCTCGACGCCGCGGTGAAGAACATCGGTCAGCACGCGCTGAATCCGCTGTTCATCGCCAGCCTGGCTGAAACCAAGCTCGACGACGTGGCTGAAGAGTGCGTTCACGCCGCGCCGGACGACCTGGCCCGCATCGGTTTCGCCGTGGCTCACGCCCTCGACGCCAGCGCGCCTGCCGTTGAAGGCCTGGACGCCGAAGCCCTCGAATTGGCCAAGCGCATCGCCGACGCCCTGCTCGCGGCCAAGCGCCCACTGATCATCGCCGGTACTTCCCTGGGCTCCAAAGCCTTGATCGAAGCCGCCGCGAACATCGCCAAGGCTCTGAAACTGCGCGAGAAGAACGGGTCCATCAGCCTGATCGTGCCAGAGGCCAACAGCCTCGGCCTGGCCATGCTCGGTGGCGAATCGGTCGATGCAGCCCTGCAAGCGGTGATCGACGGCAAGGCCGACGCCATCGTCGTGCTGGAAAACGATCTGTACACCCGTACCGACAAAGCCAAGGTCGATGCCGCCCTGACCGCCGCGAAAGTGGTGATCGTGGCGGACCATCAGAAGACCGCCACCAGCGATCGTGCGCACCTGGTCCTGCCGGCTGCGAGCTTCGCCGAAGGCGACGGGACCCTGGTCAGCCAGGAGGGCCGTGCCCAGCGCTTCTTCCAGGTTTTCGACCCGCAATACATGGACGCCAGCATCCTGGTTCACGAAGGCTGGCGCTGGCTGCATGCCCTGCGTTCGACCCTGCTGAACCAGCCGATCGACTGGACGCAGCTGGACCACGTCACCGCTGCGGTCGCCTCGAGCACCCCGCAACTGGCGGCCATCGTCGACGCGGCACCGTCCGCCGCGTTCCGCATCAAGGGCCTGAAACTGGCGCGCGAACCGCTGCGTTACTCCGGTCGTACCGCCATGCGTGCCAACATCAGCGTGCACGAACCCCGTACACCGCAGGACAAAGACACCGCGTTCGCCTTCTCGATGGAAGGTTACTCGGGTTCGGTCGAACCACGTCAGCAAGTGCCATTCGCCTGGTCTCCGGGCTGGAACTCGCCGCAAGCCTGGAACAAGTTCCAGGACGAAGTCGGTGGTCACATTCGCGCTGGCGACCCGGGCACCCGCCTGATCGAAACCACCGGTGATTCGCTGAAGTGGTTCGCCAACGTTCCGCGCGCGTTCAACCCGGCCCAGGGCACCTGGCAGGTTGTGCCGTTCTTCCACCTGTTCGGCAGCGAAGAAACCTCTTCGAAAGCCGCGCCGGTTCAGGAACGCATCCCGGCGGCCTACGTTGCCCTGGCCAAGTCCGAAGCCGACCGCCTGGGTGTCAACGACGGCGCACTGCTGAGCTTGAACGTGGCTGGCCAGACCCTGCGTCTGCCACTGCGCATCAATGAAGAACTGGGCGCCGGCCTGGTGGCATTGCCAGCGGGCATCGCCGGCATTCCGCCAGCGATCTTTGGCAAATCCGTTGACGGTCTGCAGGAGGCAGCTCAATGA